In Pecten maximus chromosome 10, xPecMax1.1, whole genome shotgun sequence, one genomic interval encodes:
- the LOC117336722 gene encoding uncharacterized protein LOC117336722 produces the protein MATTSGLSIRHAQIPVRPKGNNRCPSHKDNDVIILCRDCNMLICRHCVIGSHKSHKDSFLDISKAKSYYQNPVKDFVTDTDMIKIPKLKKAIASAKKEKSSCEPKYKILCEKIRKERDRCKLVFDKMAENYFKACDKMEMAATDLLQAHIKNLEERLDSLGRLSSEYKQTLQTGTAVLMYDSVFEIRQMGEDIPQMPFFDVTEFIPSMNIKRYLKQEKTTIKTPTDRLEPRSSFGENQNPATGQSSSGSAQYKLRDSPTVIAMFPYSEPISSICLSPLGRAWVCDYETNLINLTNNKGQVIETVHHCSKISNISLDPNQGRLWFCCGDERTIYNVSASFKAVRRFTTEAEPVALCVTMEGRVVVGTWGIQGYKVVMYTANGRVLHTAIVERSGMGYVLSITQCGVTGNIAVVGSKFIGGDGSDPDNFRRHIIVYNPTLQPLVHYRGEGLQTQGEGLQAREGIIPEKFDPCRVVYDSKGNIVIADGTRNTIELISGAGQFIKTLHKNKWRQGPVGIQKDDVVWIYSVLNSQERGFRLLKYYSD, from the coding sequence ATGGCAACCACGTCCGGGCTATCTATACGACACGCACAAATCCCCGTTAGACCGAAAGGAAATAACAGATGTCCCAGCCACAAGGACAATGATGTCATTATTCTTTGTAGGGACTGCAACATGCTTATTTGTAGACATTGTGTTATAGGCTCTCACAAATCCCATAAAGACAGTTTTCTAGATATATCAAAAGCAAAAAGCTACTACCAAAACCCAGTCAAGGATTTCGTGACTGACACGGATATGATCAAGATACCAAAACTCAAGAAAGCAATAGCATCAGCCAAGAAAGAAAAATCATCTTGTgaaccaaaatacaaaatactttGTGAGAAAATAAGGAAAGAAAGAGATAGGTGTAAATTGGTATTTGACAAAATGGCTGAGAATTACTTTAAAGCATGTGATAAAATGGAGATGGCAGCCACTGATTTGCTGCAAGCACACATAAAAAATCTAGAAGAGAGGTTAGACTCTTTGGGGAGACTTTCATCAGAGTATAAGCAGACTCTTCAAACAGGGACAGCTGTTTTAATGTATGATTCGGTTTTTGAAATCCGGCAAATGGGTGAAGACATTCCACAGATGCCTTTCTTTGACGTGACAGAATTTATTCCAAGTATGAACATAAAACGTTATCTGAAACAGGAAAAGACAACAATAAAAACTCCTACTGATCGTCTCGAACCAAGATCAAGTTTTGGCGAAAACCAAAATCCAGCGACGGGCCAATCATCTTCTGGATCAGCCCAATACAAACTTCGTGATAGCCCGACAGTCATAGCCATGTTTCCATACTCGGAACCAATCTCGTCAATCTGTCTTTCACCTCTTGGACGTGCATGGGTTTGTGATTATGAGACCAACCTCATAAATCTCACCAACAACAAAGGTCAGGTCATagagacagtacatcactgCAGTAAAATCAGCAACATCAGTCTGGACCCCAACCAAGGCCGTCTGTGGTTCTGTTGTGGAGACGAAAGGACTATATATAACGTATCGGCATCATTTAAAGCTGTCAGAAGGTTCACAACAGAGGCTGAACCAGTCGCGCTGTGTGTGACCATGGAGGGTCGGGTAGTGGTTGGTACATGGGGTATTCAGGGGTACAAGGTGGTGATGTACACAGCAAACGGCCGGGTGTTACATACAGCCATTGTGGAGCGGTCAGGGATGGGGTATGTGCTGTCCATCACACAATGTGGTGTTACAGGTAATATAGCTGTAGTCGGTAGTAAATTCATCGGTGGAGACGGCAGTGATCCAGACAACTTCAGGCGTCACATCATTGTGTACAACCCAACTCTCCAGCCCTTGGTCCACTACAGGGGGGAGGGGCTACAGACCCAGGGGGAGGGGCTACAGGCACGGGAGGGGATCATCCCAGAAAAGTTTGATCCCTGTCGAGTTGTGTATGACAGTAAgggtaatattgttattgcTGACGGAACTAGGAACACAATAGAACTGATAAGTGGAGCAGGACAGTTTATAAAAACTCTTCACAAAAACAAATGGCGCCAAGGACCTGTAGGTATACAAAAAGATGATGTGGTGTGGATATACTCAGTGTTAAACTCACAGGAGAGGGGATTCAGACTCCTCAAGTATTATAGTGACTGA